In Rariglobus hedericola, the following proteins share a genomic window:
- a CDS encoding LA_2272 family surface repeat-containing protein, which produces MKSLKAVLFLSAIGSLFVSARAESFFQASLWAPEPQLVDSTEDVSGIRLQIYGENRNVKGLDIGFAHSTTGDFTGLGGIFTLYNYVGGTTTGVQWGVVNNAQGEVSGWQSGWVNLNQSKVTGLQTGLLNFNALATANMSGLGIGLVNVSKHVYGIQFGFINYAESLKGVQIGLWNQVNTRDWDQFDPLPKVFPIINIGF; this is translated from the coding sequence ATGAAATCGCTAAAAGCCGTCTTGTTTCTGTCCGCCATTGGAAGCCTGTTTGTTTCCGCCCGCGCCGAATCTTTTTTTCAAGCCTCACTCTGGGCACCCGAGCCGCAGCTCGTGGATTCGACTGAAGATGTTTCCGGTATCCGCCTTCAGATCTACGGCGAAAATCGCAACGTAAAGGGCCTCGATATCGGTTTCGCCCATTCCACCACCGGCGACTTCACCGGCTTGGGCGGTATTTTCACACTTTATAACTACGTCGGCGGCACCACCACCGGTGTCCAGTGGGGCGTCGTCAACAACGCACAAGGTGAAGTGAGCGGCTGGCAAAGCGGCTGGGTGAACCTTAACCAATCCAAGGTCACCGGTCTGCAAACCGGTCTGCTCAACTTCAACGCCCTCGCCACTGCGAACATGTCCGGTCTGGGCATCGGCCTCGTGAATGTCTCCAAGCATGTTTACGGCATTCAGTTTGGCTTCATCAACTATGCCGAAAGCCTCAAAGGCGTGCAGATCGGTCTGTGGAATCAGGTCAATACCCGCGACTGGGACCAGTTTGACCCGCTGCCCAAGGTTTTCCCGATCATCAATATCGGCTTCTGA
- a CDS encoding cob(I)yrinic acid a,c-diamide adenosyltransferase, with translation MSSIATRTGDDGTTGFLYGQRVPKDHPQIEAVGAFDELNAAVGFAKATCADAARRTELERIQKDLVNLMGEIACAETDAARYAESEFPKLTDADLVRIDEAVAAVEAQNVRFDGWATPGANLHAAALDLARTTARRAERRLVGLPAQGRTVRPLLGHYINRVSDLLWLFARQAEM, from the coding sequence ATGTCATCCATCGCGACCCGCACCGGCGACGACGGCACCACTGGCTTTCTCTACGGCCAGCGCGTGCCCAAGGATCATCCGCAAATCGAAGCCGTCGGCGCTTTTGACGAGCTCAACGCCGCCGTGGGCTTCGCCAAGGCCACCTGCGCCGACGCGGCGCGTCGCACCGAGCTCGAGCGCATCCAGAAAGATCTGGTCAATCTCATGGGCGAAATCGCCTGCGCGGAGACGGACGCCGCCCGTTACGCCGAATCCGAGTTTCCCAAGCTCACCGATGCCGATCTCGTGCGTATCGACGAAGCCGTGGCCGCGGTCGAAGCGCAAAACGTGAGATTCGACGGCTGGGCCACGCCTGGCGCGAACCTCCACGCCGCCGCGCTCGACTTGGCGCGCACCACCGCGCGTCGTGCCGAACGCCGTCTCGTCGGCCTGCCCGCTCAGGGCCGCACCGTGCGTCCGCTGCTCGGTCATTACATCAACCGCGTGTCCGACCTCCTCTGGCTCTTCGCACGGCAGGCCGAGATGTGA
- a CDS encoding Gfo/Idh/MocA family protein, which yields MSQKSDGMNYAPQGKPRPVVKPGEFIFAAVHLDHGHINGQCNGLVEAGAQLKWVYDADTAKAEALASRFPSAKVARSLDEVLADPAVQLVAAAAIPNLRGALGCRVMEAGKDYFTDKTPFTTLDQLAEAKAVVARTGRKYAVYFSERLHVESAMYATDLVQQGAIGRVIQVIGLGPHRLGTGRPDWFFKKEQYGGILCDIGSHQFEQFLTFTGATDATVTNAAVANYANPDTPEFEDFGEASLVGNNGTSNYIRVDWFTPAGLSTWGDGRMTILGTKGYIELRKYVDVGREKTGNHVYLVDEKGEQHLHVEGQVGFRYFGELILDCLHRTEKAMTQAHAFKAAELCLKAQAAAKKIA from the coding sequence ATGAGCCAAAAATCTGACGGAATGAACTACGCCCCTCAGGGCAAACCCCGCCCGGTCGTCAAACCCGGCGAATTCATTTTCGCCGCCGTCCATCTCGATCACGGCCACATCAACGGCCAGTGCAACGGCCTCGTCGAAGCCGGAGCGCAACTCAAGTGGGTTTACGATGCCGACACCGCCAAGGCCGAAGCTCTTGCTTCCCGGTTTCCCAGCGCGAAGGTCGCCCGCTCGCTGGACGAAGTTCTCGCCGATCCCGCCGTGCAGCTCGTGGCCGCCGCCGCCATTCCCAATCTGCGTGGCGCCCTCGGTTGCCGTGTCATGGAAGCCGGCAAGGACTACTTCACCGACAAGACGCCGTTCACCACCCTCGATCAACTCGCCGAGGCCAAGGCGGTCGTCGCCCGCACTGGTCGCAAATACGCCGTGTATTTCAGTGAGCGCCTGCACGTTGAATCCGCCATGTATGCCACCGATCTCGTCCAACAGGGCGCCATCGGCCGCGTGATTCAAGTAATCGGCCTCGGACCGCACCGCCTCGGCACCGGCCGCCCCGACTGGTTCTTCAAAAAGGAGCAATACGGCGGCATTCTGTGCGACATTGGCAGCCACCAATTCGAACAGTTCCTCACCTTCACCGGCGCGACCGACGCCACCGTGACCAACGCCGCCGTCGCCAACTACGCGAATCCCGACACGCCGGAGTTCGAGGATTTCGGCGAGGCCAGCCTCGTCGGCAACAACGGCACGTCCAATTACATCCGCGTCGATTGGTTCACTCCCGCCGGCCTCAGCACTTGGGGCGACGGACGGATGACGATCCTCGGCACCAAGGGCTACATCGAGCTGCGTAAATACGTCGATGTGGGCCGCGAGAAAACTGGCAATCATGTCTACCTCGTTGATGAAAAGGGTGAACAGCATCTCCACGTTGAGGGACAGGTCGGCTTCCGTTACTTCGGTGAACTCATTCTGGACTGTCTCCACCGCACTGAAAAAGCCATGACGCAAGCTCACGCCTTCAAGGCCGCCGAGCTCTGCCTCAAGGCCCAGGCCGCCGCGAAAAAAATCGCCTGA
- the def gene encoding peptide deformylase — protein sequence MALRIVRYNDPVLRKKGEPVKVFDSALALFSEQMVATMHTASGIGLAAQQVGKALQFCVVDLRAADRDFEWELDGARPPLELFMPLALANPIVTVLPSEKTVYEEGCLSFPDIRGDVIRPDVIRVVFQDLQGTSHTLVCDGLLGRCIQHEVDHLNGTLFIDRMEKKVRTGIEKEIKELAKETREQGEAEAGATGCSEK from the coding sequence ATGGCCCTCCGAATTGTTCGCTACAACGACCCCGTGCTCCGCAAAAAGGGCGAGCCCGTGAAGGTTTTCGACTCCGCTCTCGCTCTCTTTTCGGAGCAGATGGTGGCCACCATGCACACCGCGTCCGGCATCGGGCTCGCCGCGCAGCAAGTCGGCAAGGCGCTCCAGTTCTGTGTGGTGGACCTGCGCGCGGCCGATCGTGACTTCGAGTGGGAACTCGATGGCGCCCGACCGCCGCTGGAATTGTTCATGCCGCTCGCTCTGGCCAATCCCATTGTGACCGTGCTGCCGTCCGAAAAAACCGTTTACGAGGAAGGCTGCCTGTCGTTTCCGGATATCCGCGGCGATGTAATCCGGCCCGATGTGATCCGCGTGGTGTTTCAAGATTTGCAAGGCACTTCACACACTCTGGTTTGCGATGGCTTGCTCGGACGCTGCATCCAGCACGAGGTCGATCATCTCAACGGCACGCTCTTCATTGATCGTATGGAGAAAAAAGTGCGCACGGGCATCGAGAAAGAGATCAAGGAACTCGCGAAAGAAACCCGTGAACAGGGCGAAGCCGAGGCGGGCGCCACCGGTTGCAGCGAAAAATAA